From Candidatus Pedobacter colombiensis, one genomic window encodes:
- the fabF gene encoding beta-ketoacyl-ACP synthase II — MELKRVVVTGLGALTPIGNTIPEFWDGLVNGVSGAGPITSFDTSKFKTKFACELKNFNPEEFMDRKEARKLDPFVQYAIVSTDEAVKDGNFDFSQLDTNRIGVIWGSGIGGFKTFQDEMKNFFLGDGTPRINPFFIPKVIIDIVPGHISIKYGLRGPNFATVSACASATNAMIDAYNYIRLGMCDVVISGGSEAIINEAGIGGFNAMHALSTRNDDPSTASRPFDRDRDGFVAGEGAGTIILEELEHAKKRGAKIYAELVGGGMSADANHITAPHPQGLGARMVMTNALNDAGLTTSDIDYINVHGTSTPLGDISESRAIVDLFGEDAYKLNISSTKSMTGHLLGAAGAVEAIATILAVKNDIVPPTINHFNDDPECDPKLNFTFNKAQKRTIRAAQSNTFGFGGHNASVIFKKYEE, encoded by the coding sequence ATGGAATTAAAAAGAGTAGTAGTTACAGGGTTAGGTGCGCTCACTCCAATAGGCAATACCATTCCAGAGTTCTGGGATGGTTTGGTTAATGGGGTGAGTGGTGCCGGCCCTATTACAAGTTTTGATACATCAAAGTTCAAGACAAAATTTGCATGCGAGCTTAAAAACTTCAATCCTGAGGAGTTCATGGATAGAAAGGAAGCTCGCAAATTAGATCCATTTGTTCAATACGCAATAGTTTCTACAGATGAAGCTGTTAAAGATGGTAATTTCGATTTTTCACAGCTGGACACCAATCGTATTGGTGTAATTTGGGGTTCTGGTATTGGCGGATTTAAAACGTTTCAGGATGAAATGAAGAACTTCTTTTTAGGCGATGGTACGCCACGCATAAATCCGTTCTTTATTCCGAAAGTAATTATTGACATTGTTCCCGGCCATATTTCTATAAAATATGGGTTAAGGGGGCCAAATTTCGCTACCGTTTCTGCTTGTGCCTCAGCTACAAACGCTATGATTGACGCTTACAACTATATTCGTTTGGGTATGTGTGACGTCGTGATCAGTGGCGGTTCTGAAGCCATTATTAATGAAGCCGGTATAGGCGGATTTAATGCAATGCATGCCCTTTCTACAAGAAATGATGATCCATCAACAGCTTCGAGACCTTTTGACAGAGACCGTGATGGCTTTGTTGCGGGTGAAGGTGCCGGAACCATTATTTTGGAAGAGTTGGAACATGCTAAAAAACGTGGTGCTAAAATCTATGCTGAACTAGTTGGCGGAGGAATGAGCGCAGATGCAAACCATATTACTGCCCCACATCCGCAAGGATTAGGTGCCAGAATGGTTATGACAAATGCCTTAAATGATGCCGGTTTAACGACTTCAGACATTGATTACATCAATGTTCACGGAACTTCTACTCCGTTAGGGGACATCTCTGAAAGCAGGGCCATTGTAGATTTATTTGGAGAAGATGCTTATAAACTAAACATCAGTTCTACAAAATCAATGACTGGACATTTATTGGGTGCTGCAGGCGCGGTTGAAGCTATAGCTACAATTCTTGCAGTGAAAAATGATATTGTTCCACCAACAATCAACCACTTTAATGATGATCCTGAATGTGATCCAAAATTAAATTTCACTTTTAACAAGGCGCAAAAACGCACCATTCGTGCTGCTCAGAGCAATACATTTGGATTTGGTGGTCATAATGCGTCTGTGATTTTCAAGAAGTACGAAGAATAA
- a CDS encoding insulinase family protein: protein MRITKKLFITTIALFTIQFAQAQSFTMGSPISFKLSNGMTVIVAENSGTNKIYSSFTVNEETADKNHKAGAQNILNEMLNEIASDAEAGVSFDDKGANLASLATNFDKALSIMSTSIKTPALTQPSFDKAKQNIIDHLKAQDHYYPEAVNEMALQQLTLKDVQSFYTRTITPSKAYLTIAGNITAATAKILAKKEFGTWK, encoded by the coding sequence ATGCGAATTACTAAAAAACTATTTATTACAACGATTGCGCTATTTACAATTCAATTTGCTCAGGCGCAGTCCTTCACAATGGGAAGCCCGATAAGTTTTAAACTTAGCAACGGCATGACCGTCATTGTTGCAGAGAACTCTGGCACTAATAAAATTTATTCGAGCTTTACTGTTAATGAAGAAACGGCTGATAAAAATCACAAAGCCGGAGCCCAAAATATATTAAATGAGATGTTAAATGAAATTGCAAGTGATGCTGAAGCAGGTGTAAGTTTCGATGACAAAGGGGCCAATCTGGCTTCATTAGCTACAAATTTTGACAAAGCCTTATCTATAATGTCGACATCTATAAAAACACCTGCTTTAACCCAACCATCCTTTGATAAAGCGAAGCAAAATATAATTGATCATTTGAAGGCGCAGGATCATTACTACCCGGAAGCAGTTAATGAAATGGCCTTGCAACAATTAACACTGAAGGACGTACAATCCTTTTATACAAGAACCATTACTCCATCAAAAGCCTACCTTACCATTGCCGGTAACATTACCGCTGCAACAGCAAAAATCCTGGCTAAAAAAGAATTCGGCACCTGGAAGTAA
- the gmk gene encoding guanylate kinase, with the protein MKQGKLIIFSAPSGAGKTTIVKHLLTKFPSLSFSISATTRESRGDEKNEKDYYFISKEDFLHRVARQEFVEFEEVYSGTFYGTLRSEIQRIWDNDQHVIFDIDVEGGLRLKRKYEKDALAIFVQPPSLEVLKERLTGRGTDSAEKLQERFTKAEKELAYAEKFDVILKNFDLHTACLEAEKLVGDFINQ; encoded by the coding sequence ATGAAACAAGGTAAACTAATTATATTTTCTGCACCGTCGGGAGCAGGTAAAACCACTATCGTTAAACATTTGCTTACGAAGTTTCCCTCTTTAAGTTTCTCCATTTCTGCCACTACACGCGAGTCTCGTGGTGATGAAAAAAACGAAAAGGATTATTATTTTATTTCTAAAGAAGATTTCCTTCACCGGGTTGCCCGTCAGGAGTTCGTAGAGTTTGAAGAAGTTTACAGCGGAACTTTTTACGGTACTTTAAGGTCGGAAATTCAACGCATCTGGGACAATGACCAGCATGTTATATTTGATATTGATGTTGAAGGTGGTTTACGCTTAAAACGCAAATATGAAAAGGATGCACTAGCTATCTTTGTTCAGCCGCCCTCATTGGAGGTCTTAAAGGAACGTTTAACAGGAAGAGGTACTGATAGTGCCGAAAAGCTTCAGGAACGCTTTACAAAAGCCGAAAAAGAGTTGGCCTATGCTGAAAAGTTTGATGTGATCCTTAAAAACTTCGATTTACATACGGCTTGTCTTGAAGCTGAAAAATTGGTTGGTGATTTTATAAATCAATAG
- a CDS encoding YicC family protein produces the protein MTGYGLASTDHQNVKFVVEIKSLNSKFLELNLKLPKAFSDKELLLRNVCSKEIERGKVSVSINIERGEEALKGATINAALLSKYYKELEAININLGANSSNLLQAVLNFPDVISYVEDEVSENDWTILNNTFNTALTGFNRFREDEGSVLKADLELRIKNILGFFSQIEELEPLRIPLIKARLNQFLEENVGKINVDQNRLEQELIYYIDKLDITEEKIRLRSHCDYFTDTLKSKDANGKKLGFISQEIGREINTMGAKANDAQIQQLVVGMKEELEKIKEQLLNVL, from the coding sequence ATGACAGGATACGGCCTGGCCTCTACAGATCATCAGAATGTAAAATTCGTTGTAGAGATAAAATCCTTAAATAGTAAGTTTTTAGAGCTTAATCTAAAGCTCCCTAAAGCGTTCTCGGACAAAGAATTGTTATTGCGCAACGTTTGCAGCAAAGAAATAGAACGCGGAAAAGTTAGTGTTTCTATAAATATCGAACGTGGTGAAGAAGCTTTAAAAGGTGCCACCATCAATGCTGCTTTATTGAGTAAATATTACAAGGAGCTGGAAGCAATCAATATCAACCTCGGTGCAAATTCAAGTAATCTTTTGCAAGCTGTACTTAATTTTCCTGACGTAATTAGCTATGTTGAGGATGAGGTAAGTGAAAATGACTGGACTATCCTAAACAATACTTTTAACACAGCCCTGACTGGCTTTAACCGTTTTAGAGAAGACGAAGGAAGCGTTTTAAAAGCGGATTTAGAACTTAGAATTAAAAATATCCTTGGATTTTTTAGCCAGATTGAAGAATTAGAACCCCTTAGAATACCATTAATCAAAGCCCGTTTAAACCAATTTTTAGAAGAAAACGTAGGTAAAATTAACGTTGATCAGAACCGTTTAGAGCAGGAATTGATCTATTATATTGACAAATTAGACATCACCGAAGAGAAGATCCGTTTAAGAAGTCATTGTGATTATTTTACTGACACGCTAAAAAGCAAGGATGCCAATGGTAAAAAACTAGGTTTCATCTCTCAGGAGATTGGCCGCGAGATCAATACCATGGGTGCTAAAGCCAATGATGCCCAGATTCAACAATTGGTTGTTGGAATGAAAGAGGAGCTGGAAAAGATTAAAGAACAATTATTAAACGTTTTGTAA
- a CDS encoding DUF6266 family protein — protein sequence MGRTKFGLLGPFIGKIGPLVGYIRRGQFVTRALPHPSSKPATEKQLISRKQFGMAMRFVKPINDFVNYSFHPETKGTAKIPQNAATSYFRKLAIQGDYPDYWIDFSKVIVSKGDLPLPLNPSVELSDNKLTFKWEKDPQIGYQRNDDQVLLLAYFPDTKHANFTVGGARRTAEIDVLEIYPCLIKGNPQDTVVETYIAFISNDRQQVSDSVYLGRLKL from the coding sequence ATGGGAAGAACAAAGTTTGGTCTTTTAGGCCCGTTTATAGGAAAAATAGGGCCATTAGTAGGTTACATCAGACGCGGACAGTTTGTAACACGGGCGCTTCCGCATCCCTCATCTAAACCCGCTACAGAAAAACAACTCATTTCCCGGAAACAGTTTGGTATGGCGATGCGCTTCGTGAAACCTATTAACGATTTTGTAAACTACAGCTTTCATCCGGAAACAAAGGGCACAGCTAAAATACCGCAAAACGCCGCGACTTCCTACTTTAGAAAACTGGCAATACAAGGCGACTATCCCGATTATTGGATTGATTTCTCTAAAGTAATTGTAAGTAAAGGTGATTTACCACTCCCTCTTAATCCATCGGTTGAATTGTCGGACAACAAGTTAACCTTTAAATGGGAGAAAGATCCACAAATCGGTTATCAAAGAAATGACGACCAGGTTTTGCTGCTGGCTTATTTCCCCGACACTAAACATGCAAATTTTACTGTTGGCGGAGCCAGAAGAACGGCTGAAATAGATGTTTTAGAGATTTATCCGTGTTTAATAAAAGGTAATCCTCAGGATACTGTTGTAGAAACTTATATTGCTTTTATTAGTAACGACAGACAACAGGTATCGGATAGCGTATATCTGGGTAGATTGAAGCTTTAA
- a CDS encoding LytTR family DNA-binding domain-containing protein — protein sequence MNCLVVDDNIIALTIIKKLISIDPTLTVAGECFDAVEAYRQLQLNEIELLFLDIEMPDMNGIELVKSLGDKRPMVIITTSTADYAVEAFDLNVVDFLIKPIRPARFLLAVEKARKMMVVKSLALTDKEDEFVFIRESNVVRRLKISDILYMEARGDYVKINVPGHTYSIHSSLKSVGEKLSKNTFLRVHRSFIVNVSKIDTVEGGMLVINQNIVPVSDAYRAALYLRMQFL from the coding sequence ATGAACTGCTTAGTCGTTGATGACAATATCATAGCCTTAACTATTATTAAGAAACTGATAAGTATAGACCCTACTCTGACTGTAGCAGGAGAGTGCTTTGATGCGGTTGAGGCCTACCGGCAACTCCAACTGAACGAGATTGAGCTTTTGTTTCTGGATATAGAAATGCCGGATATGAATGGCATAGAGCTGGTTAAAAGTTTGGGAGACAAACGGCCTATGGTCATTATTACTACCTCTACTGCAGATTATGCTGTCGAAGCCTTTGATCTGAATGTAGTAGATTTTCTGATTAAGCCTATCAGGCCCGCTCGTTTTTTGCTGGCCGTAGAAAAAGCCCGAAAGATGATGGTGGTAAAGAGTCTGGCTTTAACGGATAAGGAAGATGAATTTGTATTTATACGTGAGTCTAACGTGGTCCGGCGACTAAAAATAAGTGATATTTTATATATGGAGGCCAGGGGTGATTATGTTAAAATCAATGTCCCTGGCCATACCTATTCTATTCACTCATCATTAAAATCGGTAGGAGAAAAGCTTTCCAAAAATACCTTTTTAAGAGTACACCGTTCATTTATTGTCAATGTAAGTAAGATTGATACTGTAGAAGGTGGAATGCTTGTGATTAACCAAAATATTGTACCTGTGTCTGATGCTTACAGAGCTGCATTATATCTTCGGATGCAGTTTCTTTAG
- a CDS encoding acyl carrier protein: MSDIASRVKAIIVEKLGVDENEVTPEASFTNDLGADSLDTVELIMEFEKEFNVAIPDDQAETIGTVGQAIAYLEKNVK, from the coding sequence ATGTCTGATATTGCTTCAAGAGTTAAGGCTATTATCGTTGAAAAATTAGGTGTGGATGAAAACGAAGTTACACCAGAAGCTTCTTTCACTAACGACTTGGGTGCGGATTCTTTAGATACAGTAGAACTTATTATGGAGTTTGAAAAAGAATTCAATGTAGCAATTCCTGATGATCAGGCTGAGACCATTGGTACAGTTGGTCAAGCAATTGCTTACTTAGAGAAAAACGTTAAGTAA
- a CDS encoding SAM-dependent methyltransferase has protein sequence MTKGTLFLIPVPLAENAAQKSFTAFLGDTINALSVYIVENEKTARKFLKEAGIKIPQSDLTIHDYGKHKRNDSMVPYFKELMTGKDVGLMSEAGCPGVADPGADVILEAHKRGIKVVPLVGPSSILLALMASGFNGQSFTFNGYLPIDKVERGKRIKELEQLAQTKKQTQLFIETPFRNNHLFEDILKNAAAQTLLCIACNLTGEDEFVKTMSIGQWRQERIDLHKKPTIFLIYRT, from the coding sequence ATGACAAAAGGTACATTATTTCTTATCCCCGTTCCTCTGGCAGAAAATGCAGCACAAAAATCTTTTACTGCATTTCTTGGAGATACCATCAACGCTTTAAGTGTTTATATTGTTGAAAATGAGAAAACTGCCCGTAAATTCTTAAAAGAAGCTGGAATAAAAATTCCGCAAAGTGATTTGACCATCCATGATTATGGAAAACATAAGCGCAATGACTCTATGGTGCCTTATTTTAAGGAACTGATGACTGGAAAAGATGTGGGCCTGATGAGTGAGGCGGGATGTCCGGGAGTTGCTGATCCGGGTGCGGATGTAATTCTGGAAGCACATAAACGTGGTATAAAGGTAGTGCCTTTAGTAGGGCCAAGCTCTATTTTATTGGCTTTAATGGCATCAGGATTTAATGGGCAGAGCTTTACCTTTAATGGTTATCTGCCAATAGATAAGGTAGAAAGAGGAAAGCGCATTAAAGAGCTGGAACAATTGGCGCAGACTAAAAAACAAACCCAGCTGTTTATTGAAACGCCATTCCGCAACAACCACCTTTTCGAAGATATTCTTAAAAATGCAGCCGCACAAACCCTACTTTGTATTGCCTGCAACTTAACAGGAGAAGATGAATTTGTAAAAACAATGTCGATCGGTCAGTGGCGTCAGGAACGGATTGATCTCCATAAAAAGCCTACTATATTTTTGATATACAGAACCTAG
- the pyk gene encoding pyruvate kinase — translation MKPFHSRTKIVATLGPASAKPEVLYSMFNAGLDVCRLNFSHGSQADHQEVLDTIRSINKKHNYNVGILADLQGPKIRIGMVKDGGIQLVNGNTTIITTKECVGNEERIYITYESFPKDVKAGEIILLDDGKLQMRVVETNLEDEVLCEVVHGGILTSRKGVNLPNTKVSIPSLTVEDRSNLEFVLENDVEWIGLSFVRNAEDIIELKDIIKARGKTARVIAKIEKPEAIANIDEIIAVSDGVMVARGDLGVEMPMEEVPLLQKMIVQKCRAASKPVIVATQMLESMITTPRPTRAEVNDVANSVLDGADAVMLSGETSVGEFPLIVIETMQKIIQNIEQNNYPFHPEKFLKHKAESFLSDAVCDTACFLSKQTNAAGIVSMTLSGYTAFEISSHRPKAHTYIFTSNRSLLNSLSLLWGVQGFYYDKFESTDETIQDVNDLLKANKLIKAGDVIINTAAIPMEAKGKTNMIKVSVID, via the coding sequence ATGAAACCATTTCATTCAAGAACAAAAATCGTAGCCACATTAGGCCCCGCCTCAGCTAAACCAGAAGTTTTATATAGTATGTTTAACGCGGGACTGGATGTATGCCGCCTGAACTTTTCTCATGGTTCGCAGGCGGATCACCAGGAGGTTCTCGACACCATTCGTTCAATCAATAAAAAGCATAACTATAATGTTGGTATACTAGCTGATTTACAGGGTCCTAAGATCAGGATTGGTATGGTTAAAGACGGTGGTATTCAGTTGGTTAATGGAAATACAACGATCATTACCACTAAAGAATGTGTCGGTAATGAGGAGCGCATTTATATCACTTATGAAAGCTTCCCGAAAGACGTTAAAGCAGGTGAAATTATCTTACTGGATGACGGTAAATTACAAATGAGGGTTGTTGAAACGAATCTTGAAGATGAGGTTTTATGTGAGGTTGTTCATGGTGGAATTCTGACTTCAAGAAAGGGAGTGAACTTGCCAAATACTAAAGTTTCTATTCCTTCTCTTACCGTTGAGGATCGCAGTAATTTGGAATTTGTTCTCGAAAACGATGTAGAATGGATTGGACTTTCCTTTGTGCGTAACGCTGAGGATATTATAGAATTAAAAGACATCATCAAAGCAAGAGGAAAAACAGCCCGAGTAATTGCTAAAATTGAGAAACCGGAAGCAATTGCTAACATCGATGAGATTATTGCAGTTTCTGACGGTGTTATGGTTGCCCGTGGTGATCTGGGGGTAGAAATGCCAATGGAAGAAGTGCCTTTGTTGCAAAAAATGATTGTACAAAAATGCCGTGCGGCTTCTAAACCTGTAATTGTTGCCACACAAATGCTGGAAAGTATGATCACCACACCTAGGCCAACGCGTGCTGAAGTAAATGACGTGGCTAACTCTGTATTGGATGGTGCTGATGCTGTAATGCTAAGTGGAGAGACCTCTGTAGGTGAGTTTCCATTGATCGTAATCGAAACCATGCAGAAAATCATCCAAAATATTGAGCAGAATAACTATCCTTTCCACCCTGAGAAATTCTTGAAGCATAAAGCTGAGAGCTTTTTAAGTGATGCGGTTTGTGATACAGCTTGCTTCTTGTCAAAACAAACTAATGCCGCAGGTATCGTTTCGATGACATTGAGTGGTTATACTGCATTTGAAATCTCTAGCCACAGGCCAAAAGCACATACTTACATCTTTACAAGTAACAGAAGCTTACTAAATAGCTTGAGTTTATTGTGGGGTGTTCAAGGCTTTTATTACGATAAATTTGAAAGCACCGATGAAACTATTCAGGATGTAAATGACTTACTTAAAGCGAATAAGTTGATTAAAGCGGGTGATGTTATCATCAACACAGCTGCTATACCAATGGAAGCTAAAGGTAAAACGAATATGATAAAAGTTTCTGTTATCGATTAA
- a CDS encoding dihydrofolate reductase family protein yields MSKIIFDSGISLDGFFAGDNRSPDNPMGGVSPKIHSWMFKQKAFWKHINMEGGEEYGPDSKLIDEVFARTGAYIMGKRMFEEGEVHWAEDLYKADVYVLTHEKRESWVQKGTTTFYFINDGIQSALEKAKQSAKGKDIRIQGGANTIQQFLNAGLVDEFFIHIAPVFLGSGIRLFDGIDKDKYDIQIVEVIPSNLTTHLRYKLTRK; encoded by the coding sequence ATGAGCAAAATTATCTTTGACAGCGGAATATCACTTGATGGCTTTTTCGCAGGCGATAACAGAAGTCCAGACAACCCAATGGGTGGTGTTTCACCAAAAATCCATAGCTGGATGTTTAAACAAAAAGCATTTTGGAAACACATCAATATGGAAGGTGGTGAAGAATACGGTCCGGACAGTAAGTTAATTGATGAAGTGTTCGCAAGAACAGGCGCTTACATTATGGGAAAACGAATGTTTGAAGAAGGCGAAGTCCATTGGGCAGAAGATTTATATAAAGCAGACGTTTATGTTCTGACACACGAAAAACGGGAATCCTGGGTTCAAAAGGGGACAACGACTTTTTATTTCATCAATGACGGAATACAAAGTGCATTAGAAAAAGCAAAACAATCTGCCAAAGGAAAGGACATAAGAATACAAGGTGGTGCGAATACTATTCAACAATTTCTCAATGCAGGGCTTGTCGATGAATTTTTCATTCACATTGCCCCTGTTTTTTTAGGAAGTGGTATCCGATTGTTTGACGGCATTGACAAAGACAAATATGATATTCAAATTGTAGAAGTAATACCATCAAACTTAACAACACATTTGAGATACAAACTGACGCGGAAATGA
- a CDS encoding aquaporin family protein: MSPFSAEIIGTMFMILLGNGVVANVVLNGTKGNNGGWMVITTAWALAVFVGVVIAAPYSGAHLNPAVTIGLAIAGKFSWANVPTYIAAQFIGAMLGSFLVWLMFKDFYAGTEDRGAKHATFCTGPAIPNTVSNLISEIIGTFVLIFVIFHFTNAELGVDKSPIGLGSIGALPVALLVWVIGLSLGGTTGYAINPARDLGPRIMHAVLPVAGKGGNNWGYSWIPVVGPLIGATLAAMLYLWIKI; the protein is encoded by the coding sequence ATGTCTCCTTTTTCAGCCGAAATTATTGGCACTATGTTTATGATTTTATTGGGCAACGGTGTTGTTGCCAACGTGGTTCTGAACGGAACCAAAGGAAATAACGGAGGATGGATGGTCATCACTACCGCCTGGGCCCTTGCTGTATTTGTAGGGGTGGTAATCGCCGCGCCCTACAGTGGTGCACACTTAAACCCCGCTGTAACCATTGGTCTGGCCATTGCCGGGAAATTTAGCTGGGCAAATGTCCCAACTTACATTGCTGCCCAGTTTATCGGAGCTATGTTGGGCTCCTTTCTGGTTTGGTTAATGTTTAAGGACTTTTACGCAGGCACAGAAGATAGGGGTGCAAAACATGCTACTTTCTGTACCGGTCCGGCTATCCCCAATACAGTTTCAAACCTGATTAGTGAAATCATCGGTACTTTCGTGTTGATCTTTGTTATATTTCATTTTACAAATGCAGAATTGGGAGTTGATAAAAGTCCCATTGGATTAGGCTCCATCGGTGCGCTGCCGGTAGCCCTTCTGGTTTGGGTAATCGGCTTATCACTCGGTGGCACCACCGGATATGCCATTAATCCGGCCAGAGATCTTGGACCAAGAATTATGCACGCCGTATTGCCTGTTGCAGGAAAAGGAGGTAACAACTGGGGGTATTCATGGATTCCGGTTGTCGGGCCTCTAATAGGGGCTACATTGGCCGCTATGCTCTATTTATGGATAAAAATATAG
- the rnc gene encoding ribonuclease III, translating to MPLFNLYKLYFSPDKVFIRKLKNILGFVPGNAVLYKMAFRHRSVAKVLKNGTRSSNERLEFLGDAILGSVIAELLFKSYPYKEEGFLTEMRSKIVNRANLNQLARKMGFDQLIVFDQKAVNVQTKHHSMLGDAFEALIGAIYLDKGYNFTKDFLLKRIVKPYIDIHTLELTETNFKSKLIEWCQRHGKDITFDMIQNEEGESPKLFTIQAVIEGESYGVGRDYNKKNAEKLAAEKTCETLSI from the coding sequence ATGCCATTATTTAATCTGTATAAGCTTTATTTTTCACCTGATAAAGTCTTTATAAGAAAGTTGAAAAACATTTTAGGCTTTGTGCCTGGAAATGCCGTTTTGTATAAAATGGCATTCAGGCACAGGTCTGTGGCAAAGGTTCTAAAAAATGGAACCCGAAGTAGCAATGAGCGCCTTGAATTCTTAGGTGATGCCATATTGGGCTCCGTAATCGCTGAACTTCTCTTTAAAAGTTACCCTTACAAGGAAGAAGGATTTCTAACAGAAATGCGTTCTAAAATTGTAAACCGTGCTAATTTAAATCAACTTGCCCGCAAAATGGGATTCGATCAGCTGATCGTATTTGATCAAAAAGCCGTTAATGTTCAAACCAAGCATCATTCTATGCTTGGTGATGCCTTTGAGGCTCTTATTGGCGCCATCTATTTAGATAAAGGCTATAATTTCACTAAAGACTTCCTGCTTAAAAGGATTGTTAAACCTTACATTGATATCCACACGCTTGAGCTTACAGAAACTAATTTCAAGAGTAAACTGATCGAATGGTGCCAGCGCCATGGAAAAGACATTACCTTTGATATGATTCAGAATGAAGAAGGCGAAAGCCCTAAACTGTTTACCATTCAGGCTGTTATTGAAGGCGAAAGCTATGGTGTTGGAAGAGATTACAATAAGAAAAACGCTGAAAAATTAGCTGCAGAAAAAACCTGCGAAACACTTTCTATCTAA
- a CDS encoding IPExxxVDY family protein: MNKTYLKLSLDLDFVLIAITASLKDYVLCHKINTRLNFGFEKIDDHEVYFNIDESPLAFSKYYYFVEQGEIEYYIVNNRNAEGFLIPEMNKVDFFMIIHQYIDKEDLNYIITGINKLPDIQVAAQIDPAKLKSKENLIM; encoded by the coding sequence TTGAACAAAACTTATTTAAAACTTTCATTAGATCTCGACTTCGTATTAATTGCCATTACCGCCTCTTTGAAGGATTATGTACTTTGTCACAAAATAAATACCCGATTAAATTTTGGCTTTGAAAAGATTGACGATCATGAGGTTTATTTCAATATTGACGAATCTCCATTGGCTTTTTCCAAATACTATTATTTTGTGGAGCAGGGAGAGATCGAATATTACATTGTAAACAACCGAAATGCAGAAGGATTTTTAATTCCGGAGATGAATAAAGTCGATTTTTTTATGATAATTCATCAATATATTGACAAGGAAGACCTGAATTATATCATTACGGGCATTAATAAACTTCCTGATATTCAGGTTGCTGCACAGATTGACCCTGCTAAGTTGAAATCAAAGGAAAATTTGATAATGTAA
- the nadD gene encoding nicotinate (nicotinamide) nucleotide adenylyltransferase: protein MKTGLFFGSFNPIHIGHLIIANYMAAFSGLKEVWLVVSPHNPLKNKNGLSNMYDRLEMAKLATETSDQIKVSDIEFNLPQPSYTVDTLTYLQEKYPGKEFALIMGADNLASFKKWKNYEVILKNYEIFVYPRPGVDLTEWADHPSIHITETPQMDISSTFIRKGIAAGKNVQYFVPDKVLSFIDSKNMYR, encoded by the coding sequence ATGAAAACCGGACTCTTCTTTGGCTCGTTTAATCCCATCCACATTGGCCATTTAATTATAGCCAATTACATGGCCGCTTTTTCCGGGCTTAAAGAAGTATGGCTGGTCGTTTCGCCACATAACCCGTTAAAGAACAAAAACGGCCTTTCGAATATGTACGATAGGCTGGAAATGGCAAAATTAGCGACAGAAACATCCGATCAGATTAAAGTCAGTGATATTGAGTTTAACCTACCCCAGCCCTCTTATACCGTTGATACTTTAACCTATTTACAGGAAAAATATCCAGGAAAAGAGTTTGCGCTGATTATGGGTGCAGATAACCTCGCCTCTTTTAAAAAGTGGAAAAACTACGAGGTTATTTTAAAAAACTACGAGATTTTTGTCTATCCCAGACCGGGGGTAGATTTGACGGAATGGGCAGACCACCCCTCCATCCACATTACAGAAACTCCTCAAATGGACATTTCCTCGACCTTTATCCGTAAGGGGATTGCAGCTGGAAAAAATGTACAGTACTTTGTTCCAGACAAAGTACTTTCATTTATCGACAGCAAAAATATGTACCGCTAG